DNA from Anser cygnoides isolate HZ-2024a breed goose chromosome 32, Taihu_goose_T2T_genome, whole genome shotgun sequence:
GTCTCTGCAGACCTCTGGGAGTACTACCTGCCCTACCTCTACTCGTGCATCTCGCTCTTTGgcgtgctgctcctgctgcgtAAGTCAGGGTACTGTGGGGACACTCCCTGGCGTGGTGGGGGCAGCTCAGGACCCTTCTGGTGGCCCAGGGAGGGGTAGGGTGCTGGGGCTCACCCTCTCCTCCTACCCGCAGTGTGCACCCCCTTTGGCCTCTCCACCATGTTCACCGTCACGGGGAAGCTGCTGGTGAAACCCCGGGTAAGGTGCCCCCCCCGTGAGGCCCTGCCTGGGGTCTTGGCGTCCCTGAGCCGCGAGGCTGCCTGGGCCCCTAGCTCCCGGGGTGCCACCCATGTCCCCTGCTCACGGCTCCTGGCCCGTCCCCAGCTCCTGGAAGACCTGGACGAGCAGCTGAGCTGCACGAGGTTCGAGGAAGCCGCCGTGTCCCGCAGGATCACGTCCGGTGGGTGCCCAGCGCAGGCGCTGGCTGGGGAGGTGCCTTGGGGTGCCCAGGGGACCCCAATCCCTCAGCACGTGGGGAGCCCTCGGCCCCCGCGAGCCCCTCGGTGTCTCCCCCTGCAGGCAAAGCTTCCTGCTGGCTGAACCTGAACGTGGGGCTGCTGCGGGAGCAGCTCCTCGCCATCCAGAGCAAAAGGCGGAAGCTGGGTAAGGAGCTGGGGCGACCGGAgctgggcactgggagcactgggagcactgggagcactgggagcactggttcTCTGGGAGCCTGCACCCTGTGGTGAGAGGGACGGGGTGCCATGGGGCAGGGGCCGTAACGTCCTCCCCGCAGAGCTGCGGCACCGAGCGTCGCCCTGGCAGAGGAACCTGGGCTACCCCCTGGCCATGCTGGGCCTCCTGGCGCTGACAGTAAGTGTCCCTGGCCGGGTCCCCatcttgtccctgtccccctgcgTGTTGCAGGGCCCCATAGACGCCCTgactccctcctcctcctcctcttcccagggGATCTCGGTGCTCATCGTCTGCTTCCACGTCCTGGAACTGTTGCTGGACGATGCCGCGATGCCACGGGGTATCCaggtacctgggggggggggggggggaggacaggGGACAGCGAGGAGCCCCGTCTGCCGGGCTCGTTCCCACAAAGTGCCTCCTGCCCCGCAGGATGCGCCCCTGGGCCAGGTCTCCTTCTCCATCTTCGGCACCTttggagctgccctgcaggtCATCCTCATCTTGTATCCTTCACACGGGCACCGGTGGCTGTCCCCTGCGCTGTCCCCTGCgctgtcccctctgtcctcTCCTTAACGCCCCCTCGCAGCTACCTGATGCTCTCCTCCGTCGTGGGCTTCTACAGCTCCCCCCTCTTCACCCGGCTGCTCCCCGAGAGGCAGGACACCCCCCTCACCAAGgtgagagcccccccccaggctgggggTCCCCCAGGTGATGCGTGGCTGTGCCCGTGTCCTTGTGCGCTGTGCGGCATCCCCACACGAGGGCACCGCGCGTCCCGCCGGctccccctgcctccagcacagccccggCTGCTGCGGGGCCCCGGGAGCAGGCTCAGGACCGTGGGGCTGTGCCGTGGCTCCTTCAAATGCTCCTTCTTCCCCCGCAGATCATCGGGAACTGCGTGTCCTTgctggtgctcagctctgccctgcccgtCTTCTCCAGGACGCTGGGTGAGCtgcggtggggctggggctggggcagccccccggggccggcgtGCCCTgacaccccacccccccccacgcAGGGATCACCCGCTTTGACCTCCTGGGGGATTTTGGCCGCTTCAACTGGCTGGGGAACTTCTACATCGTCTTCCTCTACAACATGGGCTTTGCGGCGCTCACCACGCTGTGCCTGGTGAAGAAGGTGACCTGGGccgtgcaggaggagctgctccgCGCCTTTGGTGAGgacggggacactggggacacggGACAAGGCGCTGGGGCCGTCCCCTGCCTGCCTCTCACCCTCTCCCTCTGCACCCAGGTCTGCACAAGCTGCCGCTGCCCGTGCCGCGCTCCCGGCCCCTGGGCGAGCGCTGCTAGGGCTGGGGGCACGaggctgtcccctccccaccccgagGACGGCTGCAGCACTGGTCCCGATGCCGCCGGGTGCGTCAGGGATGCTGGAGCCCCCCAGGAGGAGCTGAGCCTCCAGGAGGGGGCCtggctgggcccccccccccccagtcctaTCTCAGCCTGTTGCGCTACTGAGCCTTGGCCTTGAGCCGTGCCCCCGTCAGGGGACTGCAGCtcccggggctgtgctggctgcagcccccccactCCTTTACATACCTCGTGGGGCCGggccctttgccccccccccagtgctgctcTCTTGGAGTTTGTGTGGTTTTCAAtgtctcccccctccccaggcatCCCGCTAACACTAACGGCGGGGCCCCGTGCTCCTCTGCCCCCCCGTCACCCCGCACCCCATCCCCCTGTTGCtctgggggctgccagggggCGCTggttgaccccccccccaagaaggagcagggctggggcagggcccccccagcagctgtgtGATGAGTTGGTCAGGTCTCTGTTACCAGTTATTTGTTCGGAGCAATAAacaaactctgttttttttttaatatatagaaAATTTTCAAGCTGCATGATTTGGTTCCACCTTAgggcagggcttgggggggggcttgggcAGGGATTAGAGTTCCTatggggggggctctgctcctgccttctCCCTGGGGGCCGTAATTAACCCTCTTCCTGGCCGTGGCTAACGAGCCCGCTCCAGGAAGGGCCGAAGGTGagggctgctcctggccccagTTCCTGGTGCTGATAGCCCCAGTctgaaatggggggggggggggggcagcaccagggggctttggggtgtgggaagggggggggctgAGCTGCTCTGAGCCCATCTGCCCCCACCgcaggggcctgggggggctccggccCCTCTGTGGCCCAGGGAGGGGGGGCTCACGGAAGCTGCCCAGGAACAGGCCCCCCACCCATCCtgcccgggctggggctgcgccaggctgcccccccctccccgtgcatAGGGGGGCCAtcgcccccccccatccccaccccgagccagggctgagcaggaAGCGCAGGAAACCGGGTTTATATAGAAGGAAATGAGGCCATCGGTGCCCGCGATTTCCCTGCGCCCTGCTCCCATCCCGGTCACCCTGGGCTGgcacgggggctgcagggggggctgcagggggggctgggggccgggcccccccctcCGCTCCCAGCCtgccgctgcctcctgccctcgcCGGGCTCCTTGGCACCCTCGGGTGCCTCCTCGTCGTGGCTGGGGGTGctcttggggaggggggcacgggcGGCTCCCTGGGgtgccgggagggggggggacacccggggCTCGGAGGGGCCGTCCcgggcagcgcggccccggcgggggcggccccgggggatgtggccgccgctgccgccgctcccGGGGGCCGGGCTCCGAGGCGGGGCCGGAGGGACCCGGCGGCGCTGCCCAGTGCCGGAGCCGAGCGGGTGCAGGTGGGGGGCAcccggccggggccgcccgACACGGCCCGGGGCGGCTGCGGGCAGCCCGGTACCGGGGGCAGCGCCAGGAGCGGGTACCGGTACCGGGGGCGGCAGCAAACGGGGGAGAAGTGGGGAGAGCCAGGAATTGGGGCACGGTACCGGCGGCTCGGCCAGGGGGTGGAGGAGCTGCCGGTACCGGCGGGGCAGCCGTAGGATAACGGGCGGCTCCGGTGCCAGGGGGCAGCGGCGGGAGAAACGGTCCCGGGAGCGGGGCGCGGtgccggggaagggggggaccCGGTCCCGGAGGGCACTGACaggcgaggggagcggggccggcaccGGACGCGCGGCGGCGAGataaggaaaagggggaaagggggggggggggtcccggtacCGGAGCGCGGTGCCGGAGAAGTGAGGGGGGCCGGTACCGGAACGCAGGACCCAGAcgaggtggggggggccggAATCGGGGCACGGTGCCAGGAGCGGGGAGAGGTCCCGGTGCCGGGGCGGTGCCAAgagcggggcggccggggccgggaccgaGCCAGCGCCAGGACTGCGGTGCCTGGGGCCGGTTCCCGGTTCCCGGTGCCCGTCCCGGGGCCGCAGCGGTAGGAGGAGGGGGCTTTCCCCGGCGAGGACCCCCCCGGGAGCAGGGTGCAGCGCCAGGAGAGGGGGTGCCGGGTCCGTGGGCGCGGGTGGGAAACGCGCCGGTGCCCGGGCGCTCCGAGTGGGTGGtggcggcccccggggggggtgcgtgggggggggggtgtcactgGTCCCGGGTGGCCGCGGGTCCCGGAGCGGCGACGGGCCCGTGGGTGTGAGAAGGAAACGCCGCCGACCCGCCCCTGGCACCGGGAGCCGCTAaaagccccggggccgccgcgccGGTGCCATgcccgccccggccgcccgTGCCCCCGGTGACTGAAGCGGGGGCCGCGGAGGCAGCGGGGCCCGGCGGAGCTCGGCGGCCGGGATGCCCCGGTGCAGCCGCTTCGCCCTCGGCCTCCTCGGCCTCGCCGCTTTCCTGCTGGCCTCTCCGGTGCTGGGCTGCGGCCCGGGCCGGGGCCCGGTGGGCCGGCGGCGGTTCGGGCGGCGGCAGCTCTCGCCGCTGCTCTACAAGCAGTTCGTGCCCAACGTGCCCGAGCAGACGCTGGGGGCGAGCGGGAAGGCGGAGGGCAAAGTGCTGCGGGGCTCGGAGCGCTTCAGGGAGCTGGTGCCCAACTACAACCCCGACATCATCTTCAAGGACGAGGAGAACACGGGGGCGGACCGGCTCATGACCGAGGTGGGGGCTGCGCCCGGGATCCTCCGGCCGCGCTCCCGGGGGCGcgggggtggcggggagggggcgggagggagcgCGCCGACCGGTCCCCGGCGGTCCCGACCGTCCCCCGGCGGCTCCGACCCTCCCGGGGCGCGGGGTCCCCTCCCCGGCTTCTCCCGGAGCTTCCCCCCGGGCCCCGGTACCGGTGGCACCGGGTGGGACGCTGAGGACCCGCGGCGGGGATTAACGGGGAAGGGGCGtcgggggcggccgggggatCCCGGGGCTGCCGCTCCCGGCTCGCGGGGCCGCCCttgcccggccccggggcgggccaacggggagggggcggccccggTAGACGTCTCCCGGGGGTCCGGGGCTGCGGCTCGTCCCGCCGGGATGCTCGCCGTTGCCATGGCGAAGGGCGGCTCCGCGGTCGCCATGGCGACGGGGGATGCTGCGAGTGGTCCAGGCAGCGCCGCGGCTCCCTCGgaccggggcggcgggggcggcggggccggggcggcggagCCCGGCGGGCCGCGGGCACGGAGCCGGCCCGGGGTGCGGGCGGCTGAAAGGGGCCTTTGTGGCCGTGCCGGCATTCCCGGGGCCTGAGGTCAGAGCCGGGCTGGAAGGCGCCTATTGtcgccgggccgggccgggccgggccgggcgcatTCCTGCCCCCCCGCCGCatgccgggcccccccccgggccgggcagccccgggaccGGGCCCCGCACTCCCGCCCCCGCGGTCCCACCGCTCCCGGGAGCGGCTTTGTTGCACGGGGaaccggggggcaccggggcacGGAGGGACGCCGCGACCTCGCCGGCTGCTGGGGCGGACGGGAGCGGGCTCCGGCCCCTGCGCCCCTCATCGGCACCGCCCgagcccccccgctgcccccctcggctcgtgggacccccccccccgctgtgcccctgcagagccctgtTCTCTGCAGCGTGGGAGCTGCAcgcatcctgccctgctctggcaGGCGCTGAGCCCCCCACGGTGCCGCTATGGGATGTGAGGCTGGTTCTGGTCGGCTGCAccccccccggctctgccccgtgcccacccccgGTCGGGTTAATTAATCACAGCCATGGCCAAGGGGAAGGTGACACCCGGCACCGTCCCGTGCCCTTTCCGCCCGACTGCCCGGGCTCCACCGCAGGACCCCGGGGCACGTTAACCTTCAACCTGCAccatttcggggggggggggggaacagctGTGCCCctctgcaggctgggggggggggctctatctgcccccccagccagcagccccttCGGGATGGCCCCTTCCaaacccccacagccccccagtgtccgtctgtctgtctgcgCACAGGACGCCCCAGGTAGGGCTGCGGGTGCCACGGCGGGGCTGGTGCTGACCCCGGTGCTCgtgtcccccgtccccccccccccccccccccaaatccagcGCTGCAAAGAGCGGGTGAACTCGTTAGCCATCGCGGTGATGAACATGTGGCCGGGGGTGAAGCTGCGGGTGACGGAGGGCTGGGACGAGGACGGGCACCACCTCCCCGACTCGCTGCACTACGAGGGCCGGGCGCTGGACATCACCACCTCCGACCGCGACCGCCACAAGTACGGCAT
Protein-coding regions in this window:
- the LMBR1L gene encoding protein LMBR1L isoform X2, with protein sequence MAPVEHDALAVREQLFHERVRECIICALLFASLYILCHFIITHFKKQTDFAAVHDDEDAAVNRIALGMCTFTLAVALGAVLLLPFSIISNEVLLSFPHNYYIQWLNGSLIHGLWNLVFLFSNMSLVFLMPFAYFFTESEGFAGSKKGIMARVYETSVVLLLLTLLVLGMVWVASAIVGNNAASRQSLYDLWEYYLPYLYSCISLFGVLLLLRKSGVHPLWPLHHVHRHGEAAGETPAPGRPGRAAELHEVRGSRRVPQDHVRQSFLLAEPERGAAAGAAPRHPEQKAEAGAAAPSVALAEEPGLPPGHAGPPGADRDLGAHRLLPRPGTVAGRCRDATGYPGCAPGPGLLLHLRHLWSCPAGHPHLLPDALLRRGLLQLPPLHPAAPREAGHPPHQDHRELRVLAGAQLCPARLLQDAGDHPL
- the LMBR1L gene encoding protein LMBR1L isoform X1 produces the protein MAPVEHDALAVREQLFHERVRECIICALLFASLYILCHFIITHFKKQTDFAAVHDDEDAAVNRIALGMCTFTLAVALGAVLLLPFSIISNEVLLSFPHNYYIQWLNGSLIHGLWNLVFLFSNMSLVFLMPFAYFFTESEGFAGSKKGIMARVYETSVVLLLLTLLVLGMVWVASAIVGNNAASRQSLYDLWEYYLPYLYSCISLFGVLLLLLCTPFGLSTMFTVTGKLLVKPRLLEDLDEQLSCTRFEEAAVSRRITSGKASCWLNLNVGLLREQLLAIQSKRRKLELRHRASPWQRNLGYPLAMLGLLALTGISVLIVCFHVLELLLDDAAMPRGIQDAPLGQVSFSIFGTFGAALQVILIFYLMLSSVVGFYSSPLFTRLLPERQDTPLTKIIGNCVSLLVLSSALPVFSRTLGITRFDLLGDFGRFNWLGNFYIVFLYNMGFAALTTLCLVKKVTWAVQEELLRAFGLHKLPLPVPRSRPLGERC